TCTGTTTTTTTTTCTTCCTTTCTTCTCTTTTTCTCTCCCTTTCTTCTCCTTTCTTCGCTCAAAAATCTTCGCTCGAAAAATCACCGGCCTGCAGCGGAATTTTCTTCCCCCCTGGCCGGATTTTTTTTGTACGGGCTGATTTGTTCGGGCGGGGATTCGGTAAAAATAATACAGGTTCTTCGCCCTTTTCAGAGCGCCGAAGGCGCCTCGAAAGCCGCATGAAATCGCGTGCCGCAGGCTTTGTGCGGCACAGCCGCGCATCAGTGCGGCGTTTTCAATGATGTCTTTTCATCGAAAATCAGTATTGGTGCTTTACAGTGGACGTTTAGCGCAAGACGAGATGGCTTTTTCTCCTGTTGCAAGAATACAACTAACCTGCATCAATGAGATGAAAATACAGTATACACTGTGAAGATTTTACTCAATTATTTTTTTTCGTTGTTTTTCTTGGCGATAAATCGCAAACTTTTATGACATTCGTGATAGAATTTAATTGCTTCAAGAGGGGTTTTCTGTATATTTGTCTTGTGGCGTTGCAGTTTGCATTTTAGTGAGGGGTTTTATCGTAGACGGGGTTAGAAAGGAAAAGGGAGACCTTTTCGATTTTATTGAGATACAGCAGATCCTAATTATCATCAAGGGGGAGTTTCGAAATGGCAAAGCACTGGAAGACAATGGATGGCAATATGGCCGCAGCGCACGTCAGTTACGCGTTCACTGAGGTCGCCGCGATTTATCCCATTACGCCTTCTTCGCCGATGGCTGAAGACTGCGACGAATGGGCTGCGCAGGGGAGAAAGAATATTTTTGGCCGGGTTGTCGAGATCTCGGAAATGCAGTCCGAAGCGGGCGCGTCAGGTGCTGTGCACGGTTCTCTGAGCGCCGGGTCTTTGACGACGACTTTTACGGCTTCGCAGGGTTTGCTGTTGATGATCCCCAATATGTATAAAATCGCCGGCGAACGTCTGCCTGCGGTTTTCGACGTCAGCGCCCGTGCCCTGGCGACGCATGCCCTTTCGATCTTTGGCGACCATGGCGACGTGATGGCCTGCCGCGGCACTGGATTTGCGATGCTGGCTTCTTCCAGCGTGCAGGAGACCATGGATCTGACTGCCGTTTCTCATTTGACGGCTATCAAGGCGCGCGTGCCGTTCCTGAACTTTTTCGACGGTTTCCGTACCTCTCATGAGGTTCAGAAGATCGAGGTGCTGGACTACGACGATCTGGCGAAGTTGGTCGATTACGATGCCATTGCCGAGTTCAAGGCCGACTCTCTGAATCCCGAGCATCCTTACACCAAAGGGACTGCTCAGAATCCCGACATCTTCTTCCAGGCCCGCGAAGCCTGCAACCGTTTTTACGATGAGCTGCCCGAGACGGTCGCGCAGTACATGGAGCAGATTTCCGCTCTGACGGGACGCGAGTATCATCCGTTCAACTACTACGGCGATCCCGAGGCGGAACGCGTTGTCGTCTGCATGGGCTCCGCCTGTCAGGCGGCCGAGGAGACGGTCGATTACCTGATGGCCCGCGGCGAGAAGGTCGGTCTGGTCATCGTCCATCTGTATCGTCCGTTTAGCCCCAAATATTTCTTCAGGGTCCTTCCGGGCACTGTCAAAAAGATCGCCGTGCTCGACCGCTGCAAAGAACCGGGCGCGCTGGGCGAGCCTCTGTATCAGGATGTCTGCTCGCTGTTCGAAGAATACGCCGAAGCCGAGCGTCCGCTGGTCGTCGGCGGCCGTTACGGCTTGGGTTCCAAGGACACGACGCCGACGCAGATCAAGGCGGTATTCGATAATCTGAAGAACTACAAGCCCGTCAATCATTTCACGGTCGGCATCAACGACGATGTGACCTATCATTCGCTGCCTTTGGGCGAGACGATCAACGCCGCTCCCGAAGGAACGATCCGCTGCAAGTTCTGGGGCCTTGGTTCCGACGGCACGGTCGGCGCCAACAAGAACGCCATCAAGATCATCGGCGACAACACCGATCTCTATGCTCAGGGGTATTTCTCCTACGACTCCAAGAAGTCGGGCGGCATCACCGTTTCGCATCTGCGCTTCGGAAAAAAGCCCATCAAGTCGACCTATCTCATTGAGAACGCCGACTTTGTAGCCTGCCACAAGCAGGAATATCTGCACCAGTACGACGTGACCGCCGGCTTGAAGAAGGGCGGGGCGTTCCTTCTGAACACGCAGTGGACCAGCATGGATGCCCTCGAAGCCAACGTTCCGGCCAAGGTCAAGCGTTATCTGGCCAAGAACGACATTCAGTTCTACGTGATCGACGGTACGGACATCGCCCAGAAGATCGGTCTCGGCAACCGCACCAACATGGTCATGATGTCGGCCTTCTTCAAGCTGGCCAACGTCATTCCCATGGAAGACGCCGTCAAGTACATGAAGGACGCCATTCAGAAGTCCTACGGCCGCAAGGGCGAAGATATTATCAACATGAACAATGCGGCGGTCGATCAGGGCTACGGCGCTCTGAAGAAGATCGATATCCCCGCGGCGTGGGCCGAGGCAGTCGACGCTCCCAGGACCGAAGCTGCCGGTTGCTGCGAAGAGCGTCCTGATTTCATCAGGGATATCGTCGATCCGATCAACGCTCAGGAAGGCGACAAGCTGCCCGTCAGCGCTTTTGTCGGCATCGAGGACGGACGCTTCCCCAACGGCACTTCCGCTTTCGAGAAGCGCGGCGTTGCCGTTTTCGTTCCCGAGTGGAACAAGGACAAGTGCATTCAGTGCAACCAGTGCTCGATGGTGTGCCCGCACGCAACCATTCGTCCCGTGCTGCTCGATGAGGAGGAAGCCGCTCACAAGCCGGCCGGTTTCGAGACGCTGCCGGTGAAGGCTCCCAAGGAGCTTGCCGGCCTTCAGTTCCGCATTCAGGTCAGCCCGCTTGACTGCCTTGGCTGCGGCAACTGCGCCGATATCTGCCCCGTGAAGGCTCTTGAGATGAAGCCGCTGGCCTCCCAGATGGCTCAGGCGGACAACTGGCATTTTGGCATCGATCATGTCAGCGACAAGTCCGACCGCGTCAACACTCACAACATGAAGAACAGCCAGTTTGCCACTCCCTACTTAGAGTTCTCGGGGGCTTGCGCCGGCTGCGGCGAGACGCCGTACGCCAAGCTGGTTACGCAGCTTTTCGGCGACCGCATGATGATCGCCAACGCCACGGGCTGCTCGTCCATTTGGGGCGCTTCCGCTCCCAGCATGCCCTACACGACCAACGCGCTTGGGCAGGGCCCCGCCTGGGCGAACTCTCTGTTCGAGGACAATGCCGAATACGGCTATGGCATGGCCATGTCCGTCAAGAACAGCCGCAACGATCTGACGGCCAATGTCGAAGCGCTGCTCGCGTCCGACAAGCTGCCCGAGGAAGTTCGCAAGGCTCTGCAGGGTTGGTACGACGTTCGCAACGACGCAGCCGGCAGCAAGGCCGCAGCCGAGGCGGTGTACGAAGTGCTCGATTGCGATCTCGGCGACGAAAAGCTGAACGTCAAACTGGCTCGCGTCGGCGACCTGGCCGATTATCTTGTCAAGAAGTCCATCTGGATCTTCGGCGGTGACGGCTGGGCGTACGACATCGGTTTCGGCGGTCTGGACCACGTTCTTGCCAGCGGCGAGAACGTCAACGTTCTTGTTTTCGACACCGAGGTGTATTCCAATACGGGCGGTCAGTCTTCCAAGTCCACGCCCACTTCTGCCGTCGCCAAGTTTGCCGCGGCCGGCAAGAAGGTTGCCAAGAAGGATCTCGGGCGCATCGCCATGACGTATGGTTACGTCTATGTGGCTCAGTGTGCCATGGGCGCCGACAAGAACCAGCTGGTCAAGGTGCTGAGCGAGGCCGAGGCTTACGACGGGCCGTCGCTGATCATCTGCTACGCGCCCTGCATCAATCACGGTCTGAGGGCCGGCATGGGCAAGAGCCAGGAGCAGGAGAAGAAGGCCGTGGAAGCCGGTTACTGGCATCTGTACCACTACAACCCCGAGCTCGAAGAACAAGGAAAGAATCCTTTCGTCCTCGATTCCAAGGAGCCCAAGGCTTCGTTCCGCGACTTCCTGATGAGCGAGAGCCGCTACA
The nucleotide sequence above comes from Pyramidobacter porci. Encoded proteins:
- the nifJ gene encoding pyruvate:ferredoxin (flavodoxin) oxidoreductase, with the translated sequence MAKHWKTMDGNMAAAHVSYAFTEVAAIYPITPSSPMAEDCDEWAAQGRKNIFGRVVEISEMQSEAGASGAVHGSLSAGSLTTTFTASQGLLLMIPNMYKIAGERLPAVFDVSARALATHALSIFGDHGDVMACRGTGFAMLASSSVQETMDLTAVSHLTAIKARVPFLNFFDGFRTSHEVQKIEVLDYDDLAKLVDYDAIAEFKADSLNPEHPYTKGTAQNPDIFFQAREACNRFYDELPETVAQYMEQISALTGREYHPFNYYGDPEAERVVVCMGSACQAAEETVDYLMARGEKVGLVIVHLYRPFSPKYFFRVLPGTVKKIAVLDRCKEPGALGEPLYQDVCSLFEEYAEAERPLVVGGRYGLGSKDTTPTQIKAVFDNLKNYKPVNHFTVGINDDVTYHSLPLGETINAAPEGTIRCKFWGLGSDGTVGANKNAIKIIGDNTDLYAQGYFSYDSKKSGGITVSHLRFGKKPIKSTYLIENADFVACHKQEYLHQYDVTAGLKKGGAFLLNTQWTSMDALEANVPAKVKRYLAKNDIQFYVIDGTDIAQKIGLGNRTNMVMMSAFFKLANVIPMEDAVKYMKDAIQKSYGRKGEDIINMNNAAVDQGYGALKKIDIPAAWAEAVDAPRTEAAGCCEERPDFIRDIVDPINAQEGDKLPVSAFVGIEDGRFPNGTSAFEKRGVAVFVPEWNKDKCIQCNQCSMVCPHATIRPVLLDEEEAAHKPAGFETLPVKAPKELAGLQFRIQVSPLDCLGCGNCADICPVKALEMKPLASQMAQADNWHFGIDHVSDKSDRVNTHNMKNSQFATPYLEFSGACAGCGETPYAKLVTQLFGDRMMIANATGCSSIWGASAPSMPYTTNALGQGPAWANSLFEDNAEYGYGMAMSVKNSRNDLTANVEALLASDKLPEEVRKALQGWYDVRNDAAGSKAAAEAVYEVLDCDLGDEKLNVKLARVGDLADYLVKKSIWIFGGDGWAYDIGFGGLDHVLASGENVNVLVFDTEVYSNTGGQSSKSTPTSAVAKFAAAGKKVAKKDLGRIAMTYGYVYVAQCAMGADKNQLVKVLSEAEAYDGPSLIICYAPCINHGLRAGMGKSQEQEKKAVEAGYWHLYHYNPELEEQGKNPFVLDSKEPKASFRDFLMSESRYTSLAKTNPEMAEQLYAKAERDAKRRYCVYKSLAEAKPLEAE